A region from the Fundulus heteroclitus isolate FHET01 chromosome 22, MU-UCD_Fhet_4.1, whole genome shotgun sequence genome encodes:
- the mapk8a gene encoding mitogen-activated protein kinase 8 isoform X3, with amino-acid sequence MTERTFLDAQKAVIEDFAMNKNKRDREFYSVDVGDSTFTVLKRYQNLRPIGSGAQGIVCSAYDQTLERNVAIKKLSRPFQNQTHAKRAYRELVLMKCVNHKNIIGLLNVFTPQKSLEDFQDVYLVMELMDANLCQVIQMELDHERLSYLLYQMLCGIKHLHGAGIIHRDLKPSNIVVKSDCTLKILDFGLARTAATGLLMTPYVVTRYYRAPEVILGMGYQANVDIWSVGCILAEMVRHKILFPGRDYIDQWNKVIEQLGTPSQDFLMKLNHSVRTYVENRPRYAGYTFEKLFPDVLFPADSDHNKLKASQARDLLSKMLVIDASKRISVDEALQHPYINVWYDPAEVEAPPPKIPDRTLDEREHTVEEWKELIYKEVTEWEERTKNGVIRGQPTALGAAVIDSPPQPTSSSSSSSSSTNDVSSMSTEPTDPSSDPAVGSETDSSLDSHTSLSALACCR; translated from the exons AGGACATTTTTGGATGCTCAGAAAGCAGTAATCGAAGATTTTGCCATGAACAAAAACAAGCGAGACAGAGAGTTCTACAGCGTAGACGTCGGGGATTCAACATTTACAGTATTAAAGCGATACCAGAATCTAAGACCCATCGGCTCAGGAGCCCAGGGAATCGTCTG CTCCGCTTACGACCAAACCCTCGAACGAAATGTTGCCATCAAGAAGTTGAGTCGACCCTTTCAAAATCAAACTCATGCCAAGAGGGCATACAGAGAGCTGGTCCTAATGAAATGTGTCAATCACAAAAAT ATAATTGGATTATTAAATGTGTTCACGCCACAAAAATCCCTAGAAGATTTCCAAGATgt ATACTTGGTGATGGAGCTGATGGACGCAAACCTGTGTCAGGTCATCCAAATGGAGCTGGACCACGAGAGGCTGTCCTATCTGCTCTATCAGATGTTGTGTGGCATCAAACACCTCCATGGTGCCGGGATCATTCACAGG GATCTGAAGCCCAGCAACATAGTCGTCAAATCCGATTGCACGCTGAAGATTTTGGACTTTGGCTTGGCCCGGACGGCTGCCACGGGCCTCCTGATGACGCCGTATGTGGTCACACGCTACTACAGAGCACCAGAAGTTATCCTGGGCATGGGCTACCAGGCCAACG TGGACATATGGTCTGTGGGCTGCATTCTGGCAGAAATGGTTCGCCATAAAATCCTTTTCCCTGGAAGGGACT ATATCGACCAGTGGAACAAGGTAATTGAGCAGCTAGGCACTCCATCTCAGGATTTTCTAATGAAGCTGAATCATTCGGTGAGAACTTATGTGGAGAACAGACCACGGTACGCAGGATACACTTTTGAGAAACTCTTCCCAGATGTGCTCTTCCCTGCAGACTCAGATCACAACAAACTGAAAG CAAGCCAAGCCAGAGATCTGTTATCCAAGATGCTGGTGATTGATGCGTCAAAGCGAATCTCTGTGGATGAAGCCTTGCAGCACCCATATATTAATGTTTGGTACGACCCTGCTGAAGTGGAAGCG CCTCCGCCAAAGatcccagacaggacactggatgaAAGGGAGCATACTGTGGAGGAGTGGAAAG agCTAATTTATAAGGAAGTGACTGAATGGGAAGAACGTACAAAGAATGGAGTGATTAGAGGTCAACCTACTGCTTTAG gtgcagcagtgatagaCAGTCCTCCTCAGCCcacgtcctcctcctcctcctcctcttcctcgacCAACGACGTCTCCTCCATGTCCACGGAACCGACCGATCCCAGCAGCGATCCCGCTGTGGGCTCGGAGACAGACAGCAGCTTGGACAGCCACACGTCTCTCAGTGCGCTGGCCTGCTGCAGATAA
- the mapk8a gene encoding mitogen-activated protein kinase 8 isoform X1 produces the protein MIITLRALLEQGRTFLDAQKAVIEDFAMNKNKRDREFYSVDVGDSTFTVLKRYQNLRPIGSGAQGIVCSAYDQTLERNVAIKKLSRPFQNQTHAKRAYRELVLMKCVNHKNIIGLLNVFTPQKSLEDFQDVYLVMELMDANLCQVIQMELDHERLSYLLYQMLCGIKHLHGAGIIHRDLKPSNIVVKSDCTLKILDFGLARTAATGLLMTPYVVTRYYRAPEVILGMGYQANVDIWSVGCILAEMVRHKILFPGRDYIDQWNKVIEQLGTPSQDFLMKLNHSVRTYVENRPRYAGYTFEKLFPDVLFPADSDHNKLKASQARDLLSKMLVIDASKRISVDEALQHPYINVWYDPAEVEAPPPKIPDRTLDEREHTVEEWKELIYKEVTEWEERTKNGVIRGQPTALGAAVIDSPPQPTSSSSSSSSSTNDVSSMSTEPTDPSSDPAVGSETDSSLDSHTSLSALACCR, from the exons AGGACATTTTTGGATGCTCAGAAAGCAGTAATCGAAGATTTTGCCATGAACAAAAACAAGCGAGACAGAGAGTTCTACAGCGTAGACGTCGGGGATTCAACATTTACAGTATTAAAGCGATACCAGAATCTAAGACCCATCGGCTCAGGAGCCCAGGGAATCGTCTG CTCCGCTTACGACCAAACCCTCGAACGAAATGTTGCCATCAAGAAGTTGAGTCGACCCTTTCAAAATCAAACTCATGCCAAGAGGGCATACAGAGAGCTGGTCCTAATGAAATGTGTCAATCACAAAAAT ATAATTGGATTATTAAATGTGTTCACGCCACAAAAATCCCTAGAAGATTTCCAAGATgt ATACTTGGTGATGGAGCTGATGGACGCAAACCTGTGTCAGGTCATCCAAATGGAGCTGGACCACGAGAGGCTGTCCTATCTGCTCTATCAGATGTTGTGTGGCATCAAACACCTCCATGGTGCCGGGATCATTCACAGG GATCTGAAGCCCAGCAACATAGTCGTCAAATCCGATTGCACGCTGAAGATTTTGGACTTTGGCTTGGCCCGGACGGCTGCCACGGGCCTCCTGATGACGCCGTATGTGGTCACACGCTACTACAGAGCACCAGAAGTTATCCTGGGCATGGGCTACCAGGCCAACG TGGACATATGGTCTGTGGGCTGCATTCTGGCAGAAATGGTTCGCCATAAAATCCTTTTCCCTGGAAGGGACT ATATCGACCAGTGGAACAAGGTAATTGAGCAGCTAGGCACTCCATCTCAGGATTTTCTAATGAAGCTGAATCATTCGGTGAGAACTTATGTGGAGAACAGACCACGGTACGCAGGATACACTTTTGAGAAACTCTTCCCAGATGTGCTCTTCCCTGCAGACTCAGATCACAACAAACTGAAAG CAAGCCAAGCCAGAGATCTGTTATCCAAGATGCTGGTGATTGATGCGTCAAAGCGAATCTCTGTGGATGAAGCCTTGCAGCACCCATATATTAATGTTTGGTACGACCCTGCTGAAGTGGAAGCG CCTCCGCCAAAGatcccagacaggacactggatgaAAGGGAGCATACTGTGGAGGAGTGGAAAG agCTAATTTATAAGGAAGTGACTGAATGGGAAGAACGTACAAAGAATGGAGTGATTAGAGGTCAACCTACTGCTTTAG gtgcagcagtgatagaCAGTCCTCCTCAGCCcacgtcctcctcctcctcctcctcttcctcgacCAACGACGTCTCCTCCATGTCCACGGAACCGACCGATCCCAGCAGCGATCCCGCTGTGGGCTCGGAGACAGACAGCAGCTTGGACAGCCACACGTCTCTCAGTGCGCTGGCCTGCTGCAGATAA
- the mapk8a gene encoding mitogen-activated protein kinase 8 isoform X2 produces the protein MIITLRALLEQGRTFLDAQKAVIEDFAMNKNKRDREFYSVDVGDSTFTVLKRYQNLRPIGSGAQGIVCSAYDQTLERNVAIKKLSRPFQNQTHAKRAYRELVLMKCVNHKNIIGLLNVFTPQKSLEDFQDVYLVMELMDANLCQVIQMELDHERLSYLLYQMLCGIKHLHGAGIIHRDLKPSNIVVKSDCTLKILDFGLARTAATGLLMTPYVVTRYYRAPEVILGMGYQANVDVWSVGCIVAEMIRGSVLFPGTDHIDQWNKVIEQLGTPSQDFLMKLNHSVRTYVENRPRYAGYTFEKLFPDVLFPADSDHNKLKASQARDLLSKMLVIDASKRISVDEALQHPYINVWYDPAEVEAPPPKIPDRTLDEREHTVEEWKELIYKEVTEWEERTKNGVIRGQPTALGAAVIDSPPQPTSSSSSSSSSTNDVSSMSTEPTDPSSDPAVGSETDSSLDSHTSLSALACCR, from the exons AGGACATTTTTGGATGCTCAGAAAGCAGTAATCGAAGATTTTGCCATGAACAAAAACAAGCGAGACAGAGAGTTCTACAGCGTAGACGTCGGGGATTCAACATTTACAGTATTAAAGCGATACCAGAATCTAAGACCCATCGGCTCAGGAGCCCAGGGAATCGTCTG CTCCGCTTACGACCAAACCCTCGAACGAAATGTTGCCATCAAGAAGTTGAGTCGACCCTTTCAAAATCAAACTCATGCCAAGAGGGCATACAGAGAGCTGGTCCTAATGAAATGTGTCAATCACAAAAAT ATAATTGGATTATTAAATGTGTTCACGCCACAAAAATCCCTAGAAGATTTCCAAGATgt ATACTTGGTGATGGAGCTGATGGACGCAAACCTGTGTCAGGTCATCCAAATGGAGCTGGACCACGAGAGGCTGTCCTATCTGCTCTATCAGATGTTGTGTGGCATCAAACACCTCCATGGTGCCGGGATCATTCACAGG GATCTGAAGCCCAGCAACATAGTCGTCAAATCCGATTGCACGCTGAAGATTTTGGACTTTGGCTTGGCCCGGACGGCTGCCACGGGCCTCCTGATGACGCCGTATGTGGTCACACGCTACTACAGAGCACCAGAAGTTATCCTGGGCATGGGCTACCAGGCCAACG TGGATGTGTGGTCAGTGGGCTGCATTGTGGCCGAGATGATCAGGGGGAGCGTACTGTTCCCTGGCACTGATC ATATCGACCAGTGGAACAAGGTAATTGAGCAGCTAGGCACTCCATCTCAGGATTTTCTAATGAAGCTGAATCATTCGGTGAGAACTTATGTGGAGAACAGACCACGGTACGCAGGATACACTTTTGAGAAACTCTTCCCAGATGTGCTCTTCCCTGCAGACTCAGATCACAACAAACTGAAAG CAAGCCAAGCCAGAGATCTGTTATCCAAGATGCTGGTGATTGATGCGTCAAAGCGAATCTCTGTGGATGAAGCCTTGCAGCACCCATATATTAATGTTTGGTACGACCCTGCTGAAGTGGAAGCG CCTCCGCCAAAGatcccagacaggacactggatgaAAGGGAGCATACTGTGGAGGAGTGGAAAG agCTAATTTATAAGGAAGTGACTGAATGGGAAGAACGTACAAAGAATGGAGTGATTAGAGGTCAACCTACTGCTTTAG gtgcagcagtgatagaCAGTCCTCCTCAGCCcacgtcctcctcctcctcctcctcttcctcgacCAACGACGTCTCCTCCATGTCCACGGAACCGACCGATCCCAGCAGCGATCCCGCTGTGGGCTCGGAGACAGACAGCAGCTTGGACAGCCACACGTCTCTCAGTGCGCTGGCCTGCTGCAGATAA
- the mapk8a gene encoding mitogen-activated protein kinase 8 isoform X4, whose translation MIITLRALLEQGRTFLDAQKAVIEDFAMNKNKRDREFYSVDVGDSTFTVLKRYQNLRPIGSGAQGIVCSAYDQTLERNVAIKKLSRPFQNQTHAKRAYRELVLMKCVNHKNIIGLLNVFTPQKSLEDFQDVYLVMELMDANLCQVIQMELDHERLSYLLYQMLCGIKHLHGAGIIHRDLKPSNIVVKSDCTLKILDFGLARTAATGLLMTPYVVTRYYRAPEVILGMGYQANVDIWSVGCILAEMVRHKILFPGRDYIDQWNKVIEQLGTPSQDFLMKLNHSVRTYVENRPRYAGYTFEKLFPDVLFPADSDHNKLKASQARDLLSKMLVIDASKRISVDEALQHPYINVWYDPAEVEAPPPKIPDRTLDEREHTVEEWKELIYKEVTEWEERTKNGVIRGQPTALAQVQQ comes from the exons AGGACATTTTTGGATGCTCAGAAAGCAGTAATCGAAGATTTTGCCATGAACAAAAACAAGCGAGACAGAGAGTTCTACAGCGTAGACGTCGGGGATTCAACATTTACAGTATTAAAGCGATACCAGAATCTAAGACCCATCGGCTCAGGAGCCCAGGGAATCGTCTG CTCCGCTTACGACCAAACCCTCGAACGAAATGTTGCCATCAAGAAGTTGAGTCGACCCTTTCAAAATCAAACTCATGCCAAGAGGGCATACAGAGAGCTGGTCCTAATGAAATGTGTCAATCACAAAAAT ATAATTGGATTATTAAATGTGTTCACGCCACAAAAATCCCTAGAAGATTTCCAAGATgt ATACTTGGTGATGGAGCTGATGGACGCAAACCTGTGTCAGGTCATCCAAATGGAGCTGGACCACGAGAGGCTGTCCTATCTGCTCTATCAGATGTTGTGTGGCATCAAACACCTCCATGGTGCCGGGATCATTCACAGG GATCTGAAGCCCAGCAACATAGTCGTCAAATCCGATTGCACGCTGAAGATTTTGGACTTTGGCTTGGCCCGGACGGCTGCCACGGGCCTCCTGATGACGCCGTATGTGGTCACACGCTACTACAGAGCACCAGAAGTTATCCTGGGCATGGGCTACCAGGCCAACG TGGACATATGGTCTGTGGGCTGCATTCTGGCAGAAATGGTTCGCCATAAAATCCTTTTCCCTGGAAGGGACT ATATCGACCAGTGGAACAAGGTAATTGAGCAGCTAGGCACTCCATCTCAGGATTTTCTAATGAAGCTGAATCATTCGGTGAGAACTTATGTGGAGAACAGACCACGGTACGCAGGATACACTTTTGAGAAACTCTTCCCAGATGTGCTCTTCCCTGCAGACTCAGATCACAACAAACTGAAAG CAAGCCAAGCCAGAGATCTGTTATCCAAGATGCTGGTGATTGATGCGTCAAAGCGAATCTCTGTGGATGAAGCCTTGCAGCACCCATATATTAATGTTTGGTACGACCCTGCTGAAGTGGAAGCG CCTCCGCCAAAGatcccagacaggacactggatgaAAGGGAGCATACTGTGGAGGAGTGGAAAG agCTAATTTATAAGGAAGTGACTGAATGGGAAGAACGTACAAAGAATGGAGTGATTAGAGGTCAACCTACTGCTTTAG cacaggtgcagcagtga